In Lolium rigidum isolate FL_2022 chromosome 3, APGP_CSIRO_Lrig_0.1, whole genome shotgun sequence, the genomic window TGATGTGGGAGGACGGGTTCTGCCGGCCGCGTGTGGCGGAGTGCCTGGAGGACATGGACGGCGAGGACCCGGTGCGCAAGGCCTTCAGCAAGATGTCCATCCAGCTCTACAACTACGGAGAAGGGTGGGTACTGGGTAGGTGCAGTCGTGTGCAGTTTTTTTCCCCCCGGCCCGGTCGTCGTCGCACGCAGCAGCAGCTACCCGCTGTCATGTCACCCTCCCTAGTAGCTACTACAGTATACCTTGCTCTAATTAGACCCGCGGATTTTCGTGCGAGCTATTGTCATGTCCCCTGTTCTTCGACTAGGACGCCCAACAGTTCTTTCATTAGTCACTCGATTTTAGCTTAGCCGCCATTACGAACGAGATGGTGAAGGGCGAGAGAGACGACCAAGGGTAGGAGGAAGGAAAGGAGATGGGATGGGATGGGTGCGTGCCGCTTTCATCTTTTCACTTTGTTCTGTATCTACCGCGCTCAGCTTTTCAGTTTTATTAATTAGCGTCTGGTACTCTCCCCATCTTTCATTACTGACACACTTGTACCTACAGCGCCTAATTTAACCTCCGGTTTTAATTTAATTTTGGTTTGTGTGGTCTGTTCTGACGCTGGGCGGAGGCAGCGGGTTCAGACCATGCGTGGAGGCGACGgtgattatgccgggccgtggttCAGGCCACAGGAGTCAGTGGGTAAAACGCATAGATTAACAGCGATTTAAGTCGTGTCTTTTGGCTTGGACCAAGGACGGGCGCTGTCACGTGCCGCACGTTCCGTCAAGTGGGGCGGTGCCTCGTTACGCATAAACTATCCCGGCCCGTCAGTGGGTTAATTGGGAGCTTAGTTTATCTGAAAACTAGCAGCAGCTGATGCTACACGGACAAGCAAACGGTACACAGTACTAGGAGTGTAGGACTGTTCAGTACTTCAGTAGGGTTCGGAAATTTGCAATATCTGCATCAGAAAACGAACTTGCTTATTCAGTGCCAATTAGACAAACAACCTTTCACTAATTAAGCTTGTTCTAACGAGCAAATGTACAGTGTAAAATTGGTCTGGGTGAGCGTGTGGGCGATTGCAATACATGTTCATTAAGCTTCTTTTGTTCTGTGTAACGAGTAATATACAGTGCACTaacagagaaagagagagagaatgTGAGAGCCTCACCGGGTTGTGTGCATTATGGTCTCTTTCACTTTGTTCTCTTCCTGATATGCTTTCGAGCATGATGTGCTAAGTCGATTTGATTTGGACGGGTCGTTGCAGGCTGATGGGAAAGGTGGCATCTGATAAATGtcacaaatgggtcttcaaggaaCCTTCTGAATGCGAGCCAAACATCGCCAACTACTGGCAGAGCTCTTTTGATGCCGTACGTACCATCATCTACTGTCTCTCTGCCTTGCCCCCACCCCTTCTTTCTCTTTCTGCACTCCATGACTCCCTCCCTGCTTAATTTAATTTGGGGGAGACCTGCTCAGTTAGCACCATTACGCCACATTAATCACTTCCAAACAAGAAACAACATCACTGCCCTACTccatccgtccacaaataagtataCGTCTAGGTTGTGGGCTAAATCATTTTTTTAATTTGACCAATTTGTAGAAAAATGTagcaacatatattacaacaaatcGAAATGTTACAAACTATATTTGAAAACAAATCTAGCGATACTAATTTAGTGTCATGTAGTTAGTGAAAATTTATTAAATTTGACTTAGGAAAAAAGCTACAAGTACACTTATTCGTGAATGGCGAAAGTAGTACTTGCTACTACCGTAGACACAATGGTAGTTTTTAAGCTCCTAAATTACTCCATTAATTCAGgaaaaatgtactccctccgattcatattaattgactctaatatgaatggatctagacacattttagttctacatacatccatactagagtcaagtaatatgaatcggagggtacatgcataaattcagAAACAGAAATCAATATCTCTAGGAAGTTTGCAACCTTTGCATCAAATCTGCTAGCTCCACTAAAAAAAATATGTTCCCAAAAAGAAGAGAGAATTGGATGCTTTGAATGAGATTGAGCTGCACTTCGGAAGCATCTGTGGCTGTCAGCAAGAACTAAATCCGTGTCACAGTCACGGCTAGCCTTTATTCCTGTGCACTTACACAAATCCCTCTCCGTCTTTTCTTTTGCAGCTTCCAACGGAATGGACTGACCAGTTTGCCTCGGGCATCCAGGCAATGCCCCACCCCTATCTCTACTCTTCATTTTTCACTTAGTCTCTTAGCTAATAATTAGTGTCCATAAACTTGTTGTGCTTTATTAACTTGCAGACAATAGCTGTTATTCAAGCTGGCCATGGCCTCCTGCAGCTGGGCTCTTGCAAGATCGTAAGTGCACCATATGCTTCAAACTTTTTCCCTTTACTACAAATGCTATTTTGTCGTCTTGGTCAAGCACGCCGAGATGGACCTACGTGTCAACGATTAAGCATGGCGTACCACTGTGCACGCGCAGATACCGGAGGACCTGCACTTCGTGCTGCGGATGCGACACATGTTCGAGTCGCTGGGTTACCAGTCGGGCTTCTTCCTGTCCCagctcttctcctcctcccggggcACCTCGCCGGCGCCGTCTTTCCCGATCAAGCAGCCGCCGCCGTCACGGGCGCCGCCGCAGCTCTTCAACTGgccgggccagccgcagctcaCTCACTCCGGCGCGTCGCCCCTGTTCCCGCCAGGACCGGCGGCGTTCCACCCGTCCGCGCGGTCGCCGATGCCACTTTACCCCGGTAACAAGGATGACGGCCACATGTACCACCTCCCGCCGTCGCACCACGGCAAGCCGCCCCACATGGATGagcaccagcaccagcacatGGCGCCAGGGGAGGCGCCCGACGGGGAGCTCAAGTGGCCCAACGGGCTGTCGTTCTTCACCGCGCTGACTGGGCGGTCAGATGACGCGAAGCTTTTGttcgaaggcggcggcggcggtggtggtggcggcgcggatgAGCACGGGAAGCCAGCAGGGCAGGACGCGCAGACGGGGCACGGAGGGGCCGAGAACGTGGAGGAGTACCTGAGCCTGGAGAGCAActcgaacaaggcaagaaggatGGACAGCGCCCAGAGCGCCAAGTTCAAGAGGAGCTTCACCTTGCCGGCGCGGATGAGCTCGTCCACCTCGACGTCCCCGTCGGTGTCGGCCTCGACggggccagcgccgccgccgcagcagcagcagcaagggaTGGAGTACAGAGTGCCGCACGAGGGCAGCGTCTACTCGGACCTAATGGAGACCTTCTTGGAGTAGTATGCATGCATCGATCATCCTTGCAACAAAGTGTACGGCCGGACTTTATGTTTTCTTGTTCCCCACTTTTGTATTTTCTCGAAGCTATGTCGTTTAAGCTCTTTTTTAGAATCAGGTTTGGAGTTTGCTTCTGCTTAATTAGATCATATGTAACCTTCGCTTTTTTTCTAGCTAGCTAGCTCGTAGTGCAAGAACTTgatacacatgcatgcatgcgaaGATGGGCATGAGTTTGCTTCCATGATGGCTGGCAAGCTATATGGTGCAATGATGGTGATGTACAATGATATGCAACACCTAATAATACGCTCTTTTCCTTCAGAAAGTTCACTTGTTAACTGTTACCTACTTATGGCGCGAGCAGGACACCTTTTGAAACTCATATTTTTGTCCCATGAAATTTGTCCGTTATCAAGCATTATTTTTGAAACTTAAAGTAGGTAGCATCCAAATTTTTCAAGGATTAACTGTTACCTAATAATACATCAAGgattatttttcaaatttttttgaaacttaaaaatatgatttaaTTTTCAATTTTGTCCTGCGCGTAGGACACCTTCAGAAACTATGTCCCATGAAATTTGTCCGATATTTGTCAAAATTATGTATCTAGATGctagtctagatacatccaaattttgataaatctcacacAACCTTCACGAGATGGAGGGAATATGGTGCATTTCGTGCATGCTTTTTTACTGAAACACAACCGTTCCTTGGGGCTAGACTAACGAGCTACTCGACTCATTAAGGTTTGGCTCATGAACGTTAAGTCTCCGATCATTAAGTCCGTTATCTTTAACGAGCTAAAAGTGAAGTTTAGCTTGGCTTGTTATGCACTAACAGAGCGCTCACAAGTGCTCGCTAAGAATCCTTGCACACACGCTCAACATGCATGAAAAATGGAAACCTAGTAGGTTGAAAAAACATGGGGACTTCCTCATGAGTTGGGAGGCCAACAATGAGTGTATGGAGATGGAGTCAGCAGATACCTAGGAGCATGCCGCTGGTGGTTCGAGAAGATAAGAACACGAGGTAATGAAGATACTAGTAAAAACAGTGGTCCTTATAGGAAATACACTCACACGACGAGCTTCCTTGTTTTCAATTGTGAGTCAACTAATAAGAGTGGACAAgtagaggccgagctacatgtagctctttattttttaaaaaaattgaaaatcatatttttaagtttcaattttttttgaaaaataatccttgatgtagccaatgatgaaatccacaaacatgcaaaatctcaatgtgaaattcttagtactttaggctacacaaaaatgacaacaaatatgtggatctgagagtgaatagtgcacatttcaaaactataaaacctatcagattttgtcatttttatgtagtctacaatacaaagaatttgacattgagattttgcaagtttgtagatttcatcacTGTATACATCCAGGATTTTTtacagatttttttaaaacataaaactatggttttcgatttttttaaaataaagggctacatgtagctcaCTAGCTTGGCCTCCGTTTGCACTTTTCAGTCAAGTAGTAGAGTTACCTAAGATTGGCTACATGTTTTAAGAcatatctctatacttaccaactCTTGGTTGCTAGCGAGCTTAACGAGTAGCTCATGAAACTCGTTAACTCGATTGTTTAGCTCATTAGCGTTAACGAGAAAAAATGGTGTTTGGCCCCATTTATTAAGAGAACGAGCCAATCTCAAACGAGTCAAGATAACGAGCGCTAATTTAGCTCGCTTAGTTTCGCGGTTTATGTCCAGCCCTAATTGTCAATACAGTATGTATACAAAAATGAATCTCGGATGATTTTTATCACAAGAACTTTAATGAATTAGTTAGCACCTCGAAGGGCTTGTGTTACACTTCCAGGGTATAAGTTGTGCCGAGGCTGCATGATTATACGCTTGTTGCATATGGGACCGCGACGACGTACGGACGTTCCTACCTTGACGAGACGGCCCGTTCCATGAAATGATTAGAAAGTGTTGGGGTGTGCAAAGAACGAACACAGTTTCTGAAAGGACGAGAGAAGAGGAAAAGAGAGCTGGGACGCATGCTCTGCACGCGACACGGCAGCATAGTCTCAGTAAGAGTGCAAGCTACACTCGATAGCTTCTTCTGCTTATGGTTCGGCAGCCATTGGCTGGAAGCAGCTTTCCAGTTTCACGAgattgaggagaagaaaaataaTCAGTCTATAAGTTCAAAGCAAACTCGCAAATTTCCTCTGCAAATACAGCAAGATGCATATGCAAGCATTTAACTCTGTTTATGTTTATtttgtatatttttattttttaaatagtGGTAGAACACAATGTTGTGCTATTGCAGTAGCGCATGGATACCAAAAAACTGCAACCATATTGTCGTATTCATCTCCATGTTTTTTTCTTTCAAGAATGATCTCTGTGCTTCTCCTGCCCATCATCTATTCGTCCCCTCTCCCCCTCCAACCGACTATCCTTGATACTTGACTTGAGGGACTCATGGTAAATCCCGACACGGAGGGAATCAACGGAAAAACCAAAGCAGCAAACATACAACAAGAAAAGCTAAATTCCGACACGAAGGAAACATGCAAAATCCAAGACGAAACATGGGCCTAGCCCATTTAATCTAGACGGATGAAGTCCTAACTTGTCCCCCAGTTTCACCGCTTAATGCCTTGTTTGGTAGTGAGATAGTCTCGGAGAGTACTGGATGAAACCCCTACTTTCACCCAATCCCTATTCACTAGGTAAGGGTAGATTATTAAGataattccttatttgacactacttGAAGTTTcagttccttatttggccctgaaAAACTTTTTCTTCCTTATTTGACATTCTAGCTTCATTTTCTTCCCAATATGACATTGTCGTGTACTCCGTTAGCTCCTCCCGTTACCTTCATATTTTTTTGGACCAACGTGCCCTTGCGTGCCTCAATCGACAAAGAAGCTAGAAAAAAGGGGCCAAAATTCCCTGGTACCAGCCTGACGCGACCCGTCCCTCTCCAAGACCCCTCTCCCATCCCACCCATCTCCTCCCAGTCCCGAACGAAGTGGCGGCGCTGACCCTGGCGTTGGGCGGCCGAGGCGTAGCCCCTAGCAGCGGCGGCATGGGCTGTAGATATGGAAGTCCAACTGGTCGCAGCAGGGGGCGGAGGGGATGTGTAGATTGGACCAGACACAGTGGCGGAGGGCAGTTAAGTTGGGGATCCAGACGGCGTCAAAAGCAGGGGCGGATCTGCTTGGGCTGACCCTGATGCACATGCATTAGGGTAAGAATTTTTTTTACTACTAATTATGAGCTAATTGAGAGGAAGTGCATTAGGTTAGGCGGCAAAACGTGCATTAGGAAGGCAAAAATACAAGTAGCAAAGGCTCCAAACTTAGTTGTGCATCGGGAAGTGTTCTCTCCAGCTCCGCCCCTGGTCAGAAGGCATTGCAGACTGCGCGGAGGAAGAATCCGCTGCTGTTGTGCTTCCGTCGGCGAGTTCAGCCGGCGGCATGATGGCGCGGTCGAGGCAGAAAACTGCCGTGGTTGATCTGAAGTTCTGAATGagaagtcttttctttctttgatTTGAGAGAATGAGGACAGTTCCAACTTTTCCTTGCGGAATTAGCGGCACGTGCTAAGTTTTATTCTTTTGCTTAGCGGCCAGACATGTCGAATTGATATCCTAGACGTACGAAAGAATTGTGTTACAAAAACATTACGGACTAACGTGGCCTGCCTTGATTGGTTCGAATTTGATCCTCTGCTGAAAACCCGGCCAGACTCAGGATTTCCACCACTGCTTTATGAATCTGTAATTAAGGCTTTTCCGTCTTGATTCTGTATAGGTGCAGCATTACTGTAGCTTGACCAATGTCTCATTTAATCACTCAACCATTGGCGAATATGTAAGAAAAATTGGTCACATACTGAACCAGGGGCAAAAATGTCATCTTAGATCCCTAGCTAACACCGTTGGTGCTTAGAATGCACTAGAGTGCCATATAGGGAAGAAAATGAAAATAGAATGTTAAATAGGGAAGAAAAAAATTACTAGAGCCAAATAAGGAACCAAAACTTTAatcagtgtcaaataaggaattttcTCGTAGATAATTGTGGATTGAGGAAAATGCACTAAGATTTGGAGAAAAGTGTAAATAAAAATTAAACTGGGCCAATACTCTATTACCAAGATTTGAGGTTTGGCGGGAATAAAAACATACTCTACCAAACATGAATACGTGATGGGCCGAAGTGGTCTAAATCTTATTCAGAGGTCCATCAGCCAGCCGTGGGCTGTTTTTCACTTGCTCTGCTGCTCGGGACCCGCAAGAAAATCAATATCGTCATCTCCCAGACCGTGCGGCCGCGAGCCGAGATGCCTCGACCCGAAAGAGATAAGCCGCCACCGCCGCTGGCCGGAGCCAAATGGCGCTTCTATCGCCGCCCTGCCATCCTCCCCTGCTCGCGCCAGCTCGCCACCGCCTCGCCTCTCATCACCTCCTCGCTGTCCCGGAGACACctacctctctcctctctctcccccaCTACCATCAcagcctcctcctcccctccgccgccaACGCCTGGACGCCCCGCCGGCACCGCCGCCGTGGCGTAGCCGCCTCCATTGGGAAGGAAGATCCTGGGTTCACTGATACATCCATCACGTCCGTGGAAGAGGGAGCCACTGTGCCGCCGATTTCCTTCGATGCAGAGGCAGGCGCGGTCGCGGTTTCCGACGAGCCGGCGGACGCGAGCCCGGAGGACTTGGAGAGCATCGCCGAGATCAAAAGGGTCCGTGGTTCTCTGGCCTCGTATTTTCTTCTGGTTTGCATTCTTGGGATGAATTCGCGTTTACTTGGTATATGCTGTTTGGACGTGGTATTAGGTGCTGGATCTTCTTCAGAAGAACAGGGACATGACCTTCGGCGAGGTATGCAATTCTCTCTGTTACTTAATTTTCTGAACTGCGTCGATTTTCTTCCATTTCAGTAGAGTAGCCTCGTTTTGAGGACGCCATTGCCCACTAGCCAcggagtttgcatgcttgtttaTTTTGTAATGGCAGCTCTTGCTGTTTAGCCTTGGAGTCTGCACGTTCGTATTTACCGACGAGAACTTaaaatattttgctttgtttgatgCTGCATCGCAGGTTAAGTTAACTATCATGATTGAGGACCCTAGAGATGTAGAAAGGAAGAGATTGCTAGGCATAGAGGATCCTGACGAGCTAACCAGGGATGACTTAGCTGATGCTTTGGTTGAGGTAATTTACTCCCTGTGACGTGCAGCTCGCACATGTGTAAAAGTGCATGTTCTTTGTTTCTTTTCCCTCTTGTCAATATATTGTTGCTTGGTAACAAACATGGTCATCCATCTTTATCATCTAACTAACAGTCTTATATAGTCGTCTAGCTATGCTAAATTATTATTTAAAATGACAACTAAAAATGTTCACCTTCATTCTGTAGTAAACTGTACTTCTTTTCCGAGGACAGGCAACTTAAACTAAAAATGACAACTAAAAATGGTTGTGTGTCTTTCCATTAAGAATAAGCAGGAGATGGTTTACAAATGTTTACACATGGCCTTGCCTTCGACAACTTAGACACACGCCTACTCCTCGGCCTGGCCTGCTTATTGAAATTGAAATTATAGCGCACAGCTGCAAGCCTAGGCATGTCCTTCTGTAACACTAGAAATCGTGTTCTgtggaaaatatatcatgtttattCAACCCTTGTACGACATTATGGTTTAGTAATCTGCAACTAAATGCCAGGCCACCATATTTACAATTTGATACCCTAAGGAGTGAGGATTAGGAGGTTTTCCCTTCGTTGCTTATT contains:
- the LOC124696113 gene encoding protein RICE SALT SENSITIVE 3-like codes for the protein MVGSGAAGGGGGDHARSKEAAGMMALHEALRNVCLNSDWTYSVFWTIRPRPRCRGGNGCKIGDDNGSLMLMWEDGFCRPRVAECLEDMDGEDPVRKAFSKMSIQLYNYGEGLMGKVASDKCHKWVFKEPSECEPNIANYWQSSFDALPTEWTDQFASGIQTIAVIQAGHGLLQLGSCKIIPEDLHFVLRMRHMFESLGYQSGFFLSQLFSSSRGTSPAPSFPIKQPPPSRAPPQLFNWPGQPQLTHSGASPLFPPGPAAFHPSARSPMPLYPGNKDDGHMYHLPPSHHGKPPHMDEHQHQHMAPGEAPDGELKWPNGLSFFTALTGRSDDAKLLFEGGGGGGGGGADEHGKPAGQDAQTGHGGAENVEEYLSLESNSNKARRMDSAQSAKFKRSFTLPARMSSSTSTSPSVSASTGPAPPPQQQQQGMEYRVPHEGSVYSDLMETFLE
- the LOC124701617 gene encoding protein CHLOROPLAST ENHANCING STRESS TOLERANCE, chloroplastic-like, encoding MALLSPPCHPPLLAPARHRLASHHLLAVPETPTSLLSLPHYHHSLLLPSAANAWTPRRHRRRGVAASIGKEDPGFTDTSITSVEEGATVPPISFDAEAGAVAVSDEPADASPEDLESIAEIKRVLDLLQKNRDMTFGEVKLTIMIEDPRDVERKRLLGIEDPDELTRDDLADALVEVNEGRIPENRDALMLLAKEMSEWPDVDIKIETKKSKGLFGRSSYAKATDTGIDPVAAAKRLNIDFDSAADIDEEGDDDNEEEIPSAVGYGALYLVSAFPVIIGVSVVLILFYNSLQ